From Rubidibacter lacunae KORDI 51-2, one genomic window encodes:
- the thiD gene encoding bifunctional hydroxymethylpyrimidine kinase/phosphomethylpyrimidine kinase, which produces MVEVALTIAGSDSGGGAGIQADLRTFAFHCVHGTSVLTCTTAQNTLGVTRVDALPPAAVAAQVVAIVEDIGVQAAKTGMLLNRDIIATVVTQVEQWAIAPLVVDPVMVSRAGHQLLADDAIACLRDLLVPLAAVVTPNRYEAQLLCGMELKTLGDMQQAAKLIHAFGPRAVLVKGGGMPGALRGTDVWFDGDRFEVLQAPVVPTRNNHGTGCTLSAAIAANFARGYEPLTAVRAAKSYVTTALKHALDIGRGNGPVGHFFPLLPNAGAG; this is translated from the coding sequence GTGGTTGAAGTAGCTCTCACAATCGCAGGATCCGACAGTGGCGGTGGTGCGGGCATTCAAGCAGACCTGCGAACATTCGCATTCCACTGCGTTCACGGAACGAGTGTGTTGACTTGCACGACCGCGCAAAATACTCTGGGCGTCACGCGGGTGGACGCGCTCCCACCTGCAGCAGTAGCAGCGCAGGTTGTGGCAATTGTCGAAGATATTGGCGTGCAAGCAGCGAAAACCGGCATGTTGCTGAATCGCGACATCATCGCAACCGTTGTTACCCAGGTGGAGCAATGGGCGATCGCACCGCTGGTGGTCGATCCGGTCATGGTTTCACGGGCGGGCCATCAGCTGCTGGCCGATGATGCGATCGCCTGTCTGCGCGATCTCCTTGTGCCGCTGGCCGCGGTGGTGACGCCCAATCGGTACGAAGCACAATTGCTGTGTGGTATGGAGTTGAAAACCCTGGGTGACATGCAGCAAGCGGCCAAGCTCATCCACGCTTTCGGTCCGCGGGCGGTGCTGGTCAAAGGCGGAGGTATGCCTGGCGCGCTCCGGGGCACCGACGTATGGTTCGATGGCGATCGCTTTGAGGTCTTGCAAGCTCCAGTCGTACCGACGCGCAACAACCACGGTACTGGCTGTACGCTGTCGGCTGCGATCGCGGCCAACTTCGCGCGCGGTTATGAGCCCCTGACAGCAGTCCGGGCGGCAAAATCTTATGTTACGACAGCCCTAAAACACGCCCTCGACATCGGCAGGGGTAACGGTCCGGTCGGGCATTTCTTTCCGCTACTGCCAAATGCAGGGGCCGGGTAA